A single region of the Eremothecium gossypii ATCC 10895 chromosome V, complete sequence genome encodes:
- the YHP1 gene encoding Yhp1p (Syntenic homolog of Saccharomyces cerevisiae YML027W (YOX1) and YDR451C (YHP1)), with product MEARVASASKVRKERIAAVGCRAEQISESRADMPEKVSLPMLSTLLSADQVVSPQPVRLSKFKMDGDGIIKLPPLRGTSPQMYTCRPLAPVARRAEVEEHVSRRASGTVSREGTPLVKGESTARQPVLLLKMPGVAEAVRPLERAREGVLAAVIGGIATPTQRKSYPAPAKQSFAFISHSQETFLSQEPSIDNAPLARRKRRRTSKHELTILQQEFDQCRTPSKEKRIELATRCNMTEKAVQIWFQNKRQSMKKKRKERDFADRLPSTPESYVKLMQVTNSPLEATFVERRSENQAGMYSAGQKLGIQTPEKTDSHNKTGASASSFLDMASRRITPVSSPSSASHNCKGQALTFRLRSGKQLTPIQTSPNNRVNKLINGGSSKTALSVSAPESGTDKALAEHIASPSRKCKLDIKPKGYPLAEINLNTLNR from the coding sequence TGGAAGCTCGAGTAGCCAGCGCCAGTAAGGTCCGAAAAGAAAGGATTGCAGCGGTGGGGTGCAGGGCCGAGCAGATTAGCGAGAGCAGGGCGGATATGCCAGAAAAGGTGTCGCTTCCGATGCTATCGACGCTGCTGAGCGCAGATCAGGTGGTGTCGCCGCAGCCTGTGCGTCTGAGTAAATTTAAGATGGACGGCGACGGGATTATCAAGCTACCGCCGCTGCGGGGCACGTCACCACAGATGTACACGTGTAGGCCCCTTGCGCCGGTTGCACGACGGGCAGAGGTCGAGGAGCACGTGTCTCGGCGCGCGTCCGGGACTGTGTCCCGCGAGGGCACGCCTCTAGTGAAGGGGGAGAGCACTGCACGGCAGCCAGTGCTGTTACTAAAGATGCCGGGCGTGGCTGAAGCCGTGCGGCCACTGGAGAGGGCCCGTGAAGGCGTTCTGGCGGCCGTAATAGGCGGCATCGCAACGCCCACGCAGCGCAAATCGTATCCGGCGCCGGCCAAGCAGTCTTTTGCGTTTATATCACACTCGCAGGAGACGTTTCTGTCGCAGGAGCCATCGATTGACAACGCTCCGCTTGCGCGCCGCAAGCGTAGGAGGACATCCAAGCACGAGCTGACGATTCTACAGCAAGAATTTGATCAGTGCCGCACGCCATCTAAGGAGAAGCGGATTGAGTTAGCAACTCGGTGCAATATGACTGAGAAGGCTGTCCAGATTTGGTTTCAGAATAAGAGACAAAGCATGAAAAAGAAGCGCAAGGAGAGGGATTTCGCTGACCGCTTGCCTTCAACTCCGGAGTCGTACGTCAAACTAATGCAAGTCACGAACTCGCCCCTAGAGGCGACTTTCGTCGAACGACGCTCAGAAAACCAGGCAGGTATGTACTCTGCAGGTCAGAAACTAGGTATCCAAACGCCTGAGAAGACCGATAGTCATAATAAGACTGGCGCATCCGCTTCATCTTTCCTGGACATGGCATCCAGGAGAATAACGCCGGTTTCATCGCCCTCCAGTGCATCACATAACTGCAAAGGCCAAGCGTTAACATTTCGTTTACGGTCCGGTAAACAACTTACTCCGATTCAGACGTCACCGAACAACAGGGTCAATAAATTAATTAATGGCGGTTCGTCCAAGACAGCCCTGTCTGTTTCGGCCCCCGAATCTGGAACCGACAAAGCGCTGGCAGAACATATTGCCTCGCCCAGCAGAAAGTGTAAGCTTGATATCAAACCAAAAGGATATCCGTTAGCAGAGATTAATCTTAATACTCTGAACAGATAA
- the YML6 gene encoding mitochondrial 54S ribosomal protein uL4m (Syntenic homolog of Saccharomyces cerevisiae YML025C (YML6); 1-intron), producing the protein MHSVNMQSIKSLWTSCGMFVRHQSTHAITPLLGASKPPTYTLTTLRAFPSLEPVSFMPVPMSVLGVPLRRDILWRAVVYENDNKRVGSSNPPSRSENGYSRRKLLPQKGTGRARVGDANSPTRHGGGRAHARSAPNDYTTKLPRKIYSQAFSIALSHQYRQGNMYAIGLEESGKLSEGDLPVLDLLPSETNPHPDAVFETFLNEFGLQNKRLLFIIDEPRPSLMAFTESFKDKVDIVQKEFVDVNDILRAHRIFIESEALKYLAVMHSS; encoded by the exons ATGCACTCCGTGAATATGCAAAGCATCAAGTCTTTATGGACTTCATGTGGCATG TTTGTGCGCCATCAGTCGACACATGCCATCACCCCATTGTTAGGGGCTTCTAAGCCACCTACCTACACATTGACGACGTTGCGGGCGTTTCCATCTCTGGAGCCAGTGTCGTTTATGCCGGTTCCAATGTCTGTGCTTGGTGTTCCTCTGCGCCGAGATATCCTATGGCGAGCAGTTGTCTACGAAAACGATAACAAACGTGTTGGGTCTTCCAATCCACCAAGCCGGAGCGAGAACGGTTATTCTAGGCGGAAGCTACTGCCTCAGAAGGGCACGGGGCGTGCACGAGTCGGTGATGCGAACTCGCCTACTCGGCATGGTGGTGGACGCGCCCATGCAAGATCTGCGCCCAATGACTACACTACGAAACTCCCACGCAAAATATACTCACAGGCTTTCAGCATTGCCCTAAGCCACCAGTATCGCCAGGGGAACATGTACGCCATTGGCTTGGAGGAGTCCGGTAAACTTTCTGAGGGTGACCTCCCAGTCCTGGATCTTCTGCCTTCCGAAACCAACCCTCACCCCGATGCCGTCTTTGAAACTTTTCTAAACGAATTCGGACTTCAGAACAAGAGGTTACTGTTTATTATTGATGAACCTAGACCCAGTCTTATGGCATTCACTGAGTCATTTAAGGATAAGGTCGACATTGTGCAAAAGGAGTTCGTCGATGTCAACGACATTCTCAGAGCCCACAGAATTTTTATTGAATCCGAAGCTTTGAAGTATCTTGCCGTTATGCATTCCTCCTAA
- the RPS18A gene encoding 40S ribosomal protein uS13 (Syntenic homolog of Saccharomyces cerevisiae YML026C (RPS18B) and YDR450W (RPS18A); 1-intron) produces MSLVVAEQGSFQHILRLLNTNVDGNIKIVYALTTIRGVGRRYANLICKKADVDLNKRAGELTQEELERVVQIMQNPTHYKIPAWFLNRQKDVNDGKDYHSLANNLESKLRDDLERLKKIRAHRGIRHFWGLRVRGQHTKTTGRRRG; encoded by the exons ATGTCTCTAGTCGTCGCTGAACAAGGTTCTTTCCAACACATTTTGCG TTTGTTGAACACTAACGTTGATGGTAACATCAAGATCGTGTACGCCTTGACCACTATCCGTGGTGTTGGTAGAAGATACGCCAACTTGATCTGCAAGAAGGCTGATGTCGACTTGAACAAGAGAGCTGGTGAGTTGACCCAAGAAGAGTTGGAGAGAGTGGTTCAGATCATGCAGAACCCAACCCACTACAAGATCCCAGCTTGGTTCTTGAACAGACAGAAGGACGTCAACGATGGTAAGGACTACCACAGCTTGGCCAACAACTTGGAGTCCAAGTTGAGAGACGACTTGGAGAGATTGAAGAAGATCAGAGCTCACCGTGGTATCAGACACTTCTGGGGCTTGCGTGTCAGAGGCCAGCACACCAAGACCACTGGTAGAAGAAGAGGTTAA